In Gemmatimonadetes bacterium T265, one DNA window encodes the following:
- a CDS encoding methyltransferase type 11: MTRGGKGGLVGGAVAALVVLGTGCRPRTADGAGGGTPPAARADAPNDSIAVRGPAGAAADRFPAPSRPVSSIVAPRWSDEDDRDQAGEAERVLALAGVKAGTQVADIGAGDGYYTVRAAPLVGATGRVWAEDIEARYLELLQKRLRARPQPNVVLALGEPHDPRLPTRSADVALLIHMYHEISQPFGLLYNLYASLRPGARVVILDTTRPTDRHGTPPALLRCELGAMGYEQTRTEETGPGEYVAVFAPPATAAALTAPERVAGRLAALGCARIARQAAGGT, from the coding sequence ATGACACGTGGGGGAAAGGGCGGACTCGTCGGCGGCGCGGTGGCCGCGCTCGTCGTGTTAGGCACTGGCTGCCGGCCGCGGACGGCCGACGGGGCGGGCGGGGGCACGCCGCCGGCCGCGCGTGCCGACGCGCCGAACGACAGCATCGCGGTCCGCGGCCCCGCGGGTGCCGCGGCCGACCGCTTCCCCGCCCCGTCGCGCCCCGTGTCGAGCATCGTCGCGCCGCGGTGGAGCGACGAGGACGACCGCGACCAGGCGGGCGAGGCCGAACGCGTGCTCGCGCTGGCCGGGGTTAAGGCGGGTACTCAGGTCGCTGACATCGGAGCGGGCGACGGGTATTACACCGTGCGCGCGGCCCCGCTCGTCGGGGCGACGGGGCGCGTGTGGGCGGAGGACATCGAGGCGCGCTACCTCGAGCTCCTCCAGAAACGGCTCCGCGCCCGCCCCCAGCCGAACGTCGTCCTCGCGCTCGGCGAACCGCACGACCCCCGCCTCCCGACCCGGTCGGCGGACGTCGCGCTGCTGATTCACATGTACCACGAGATCTCGCAGCCGTTCGGGCTGCTCTACAACCTGTACGCGAGCCTCCGCCCGGGCGCGCGGGTCGTGATCCTCGACACCACGCGCCCGACGGACCGCCACGGTACGCCCCCCGCCCTGCTCCGCTGCGAGCTCGGGGCGATGGGATACGAGCAAACGCGGACCGAGGAGACCGGGCCCGGCGAGTACGTCGCGGTGTTCGCGCCGCCGGCCACGGCGGCCGCGCTCACCGCCCCGGAGCGCGTCGCGGGCCGCCTCGCCGCACTCGGCTGCGCCCGCATCGCCCGCCAGGCGGCGGGCGGGACGTGA
- the pilM gene encoding pilus assembly protein PilM: MPPAPAPTPFRSMRLFGRPKQTVGLDIGSGLVKAVVLDHAGGAPELVRAVVTPLADDAIVEGDVMDPALVVDAVRTTIAAAGSGKAAVAVAVGGRDVIVKRIRAPRARGAEARALLRWEAEQHVPFDMSSVALDFHVLDPEGSEAEMGVLIAAAKRELVDARIALLADAGVAPAVVDVDAFALHNAYIVSTPPSAAEAGDGLVALAHVGNETTIVNVLDGNVPVLTRDLALGTRRLREDLQRELGLSAPAADALLRGERPSPALAALVGRYAEDLAAEVERATAVLSSGSDDAGPLRALFLGGGGARVPGLAAATAARLRVRVESLNPLAGIAVADGALDGIDAEAVAPLLLLAIGLGVRRPVGRAARTAAAARAAA, translated from the coding sequence ATGCCGCCCGCCCCCGCTCCGACGCCCTTCCGCAGCATGCGCTTGTTCGGCCGTCCCAAGCAGACCGTCGGTCTCGACATCGGGTCCGGGCTCGTCAAGGCCGTCGTCCTCGATCACGCCGGAGGAGCGCCTGAGCTCGTCCGAGCGGTCGTCACGCCCCTGGCCGACGACGCGATCGTAGAGGGCGACGTCATGGATCCGGCGCTCGTCGTCGACGCCGTGCGCACGACGATCGCCGCCGCGGGTTCGGGAAAGGCGGCCGTCGCCGTCGCGGTCGGCGGGCGCGACGTCATCGTGAAACGCATCCGCGCGCCGCGGGCGCGCGGCGCTGAGGCGCGGGCGCTCCTGCGATGGGAGGCCGAGCAGCACGTGCCGTTCGACATGAGCTCGGTGGCGCTCGACTTCCACGTGCTCGACCCCGAGGGAAGCGAGGCAGAGATGGGCGTGCTGATCGCGGCCGCGAAGCGCGAGCTCGTCGACGCCCGCATCGCGCTCCTGGCCGACGCGGGCGTCGCGCCCGCCGTCGTCGACGTCGACGCGTTCGCGCTGCACAACGCCTACATCGTGTCGACGCCGCCCAGCGCCGCGGAGGCCGGCGACGGTCTCGTCGCGCTCGCCCACGTCGGCAACGAGACGACGATCGTCAACGTGCTCGACGGCAACGTCCCGGTGCTCACCCGCGACCTCGCCCTCGGCACCCGCCGCCTGCGCGAGGATTTGCAGCGCGAACTCGGACTGTCCGCCCCGGCCGCCGACGCGCTCCTCCGCGGCGAGCGCCCCTCGCCCGCGCTCGCCGCGCTCGTCGGGCGCTACGCGGAAGACCTCGCGGCCGAAGTCGAGCGCGCGACCGCGGTGCTCAGCTCCGGCAGCGACGACGCGGGCCCGCTCCGCGCCCTCTTCCTCGGCGGCGGCGGCGCGCGCGTCCCCGGTCTCGCGGCCGCCACGGCGGCCCGGCTCCGGGTCCGGGTCGAAAGCCTCAACCCGCTCGCCGGGATCGCCGTCGCCGACGGCGCGCTCGACGGGATCGACGCCGAGGCCGTCGCCCCGCTCCTGCTGCTCGCCATCGGGCTCGGCGTCCGCCGACCGGTCGGCCGCGCCGCCCGCACCGCGGCCGCCGCGAGAGCCGCCGCATGA
- a CDS encoding membrane protein, which translates to MSDAISLRDVGARLGAVALLIALNAFFVAAEFALVGVRRSRIDQLAEEGDRSAQLVQRILGRLDVYISSAQLGITLASLGLGWIGEQTFALIIDAGFAALGWIAPAAATHTLAATVAAYVVLTGLHITIGEQTPKSAAIVQAETVARFVARPLLVFTTVMGPFIRVLNGANNALLRTLRLPAVTEQSHVHSPEELRMLVMQARAHGTLDESDSAMLAGVFDFHDKRAYDVMRPRTEVAALDVDATEDEVWAALRSERYSRYPVYRDTLDDVVGVFLAKDLWLRDPADARPFALADYLREAVYVPSTRAAERVLDDLRRTRAQLAVVLDEYGGTAGIVTVEDLVEEVIGDINDEYDQREREAVEFDGVLELAGTMSLVDVRSDHHLDVPEGDWTTLGGYVFSQLGRLPHVGDRAPFPGGEFEVVAMDGRRVAAVRVHRATAATTGGPTGGRANKGTQVGQGMGGER; encoded by the coding sequence GTGTCCGACGCCATTTCCCTCCGCGACGTCGGCGCGCGGCTCGGGGCCGTGGCGCTGCTCATCGCGCTGAACGCCTTCTTTGTCGCGGCGGAGTTCGCGCTGGTGGGCGTGCGGCGCAGCCGCATCGACCAACTCGCGGAGGAGGGGGACCGCTCCGCGCAGCTTGTCCAGCGCATCCTCGGTCGGCTCGACGTCTACATCTCGTCCGCCCAGCTTGGCATCACGCTCGCCTCGCTCGGGCTCGGTTGGATCGGCGAGCAGACGTTCGCGCTCATCATCGACGCGGGGTTCGCCGCGCTCGGCTGGATCGCGCCCGCGGCCGCGACGCACACGCTCGCGGCCACGGTCGCGGCGTACGTGGTGCTGACAGGGCTCCACATCACGATCGGCGAGCAGACGCCCAAGTCGGCGGCGATCGTGCAGGCGGAGACGGTCGCCCGGTTCGTCGCGCGCCCGCTGCTCGTCTTCACGACGGTGATGGGGCCGTTCATCCGCGTCCTCAACGGTGCGAACAATGCGCTCCTGCGGACGCTGCGCCTGCCCGCGGTCACGGAGCAGAGCCACGTCCATTCGCCCGAAGAGCTGCGCATGCTCGTCATGCAGGCGCGCGCGCACGGGACGCTCGACGAGAGCGACTCCGCGATGCTCGCCGGCGTCTTCGACTTCCACGACAAGCGCGCGTACGACGTCATGCGCCCGCGCACGGAGGTGGCCGCGCTCGACGTGGACGCGACGGAGGACGAGGTGTGGGCGGCGCTGCGGAGCGAGCGCTACTCGCGCTACCCGGTGTACCGCGACACGCTCGACGACGTCGTTGGGGTGTTCCTCGCCAAGGACCTCTGGCTGCGCGACCCGGCCGACGCCCGCCCGTTTGCGCTCGCCGACTACCTGCGGGAGGCGGTGTACGTGCCGAGTACCCGGGCGGCGGAGCGCGTGCTGGACGACCTGCGGCGGACGCGCGCCCAGCTCGCCGTCGTGCTCGACGAGTACGGCGGCACGGCGGGGATCGTGACCGTGGAAGACCTCGTTGAGGAGGTGATCGGGGACATCAACGACGAGTACGATCAGCGGGAGCGCGAGGCCGTGGAGTTCGACGGCGTGCTCGAACTTGCAGGGACGATGTCGCTCGTTGACGTGCGCTCCGACCACCACCTCGACGTGCCCGAGGGGGACTGGACCACTTTGGGCGGGTACGTGTTCAGCCAGCTCGGCCGGCTGCCGCACGTCGGCGACCGCGCGCCGTTCCCGGGCGGTGAGTTTGAAGTGGTCGCGATGGACGGGCGGCGCGTGGCCGCCGTCCGCGTCCACCGCGCGACGGCGGCCACGACGGGCGGGCCGACGGGCGGGCGGGCGAACAAGGGGACGCAGGTCGGACAGGGGATGGGGGGGGAGCGATGA
- a CDS encoding aminoacyl-tRNA hydrolase: MNELDVPADALVITPRLAIPRAELEVKATRAGGPGGQHVNTSSTRIELRWNVRTSRALDDVLRDQLLARLAGRLDAEGGVRVVASEYRSQRQNREAAEARLAALVRAATVVPKRRKPTKPTRTSIVRRMEGKRRQSEKKATRRKVDD; encoded by the coding sequence ATGAACGAACTCGACGTCCCGGCCGACGCCCTCGTGATCACCCCGCGGCTCGCGATCCCGCGCGCCGAACTCGAGGTGAAGGCGACGCGCGCGGGCGGGCCCGGCGGGCAGCACGTGAACACGTCGAGTACGCGCATCGAGCTGCGGTGGAACGTGCGCACGTCGCGCGCGCTCGACGACGTGCTGCGCGACCAGCTGCTCGCACGCCTCGCGGGCCGGCTCGACGCGGAGGGCGGCGTGCGCGTGGTGGCGAGCGAGTACCGGTCGCAGCGGCAGAACCGTGAGGCGGCGGAGGCGCGCCTCGCGGCGCTCGTGCGCGCGGCGACCGTCGTGCCCAAACGGCGGAAACCCACGAAGCCGACGCGCACGTCGATCGTGCGCCGGATGGAGGGGAAGCGCCGGCAGAGCGAAAAGAAGGCGACGCGCCGCAAGGTCGACGACTAA